The following coding sequences are from one Triticum aestivum cultivar Chinese Spring chromosome 5A, IWGSC CS RefSeq v2.1, whole genome shotgun sequence window:
- the LOC123103767 gene encoding hypersensitive-induced response protein-like protein 1 — translation MGNLCCCVQVDQSTVAIREQFGKFDSVLEPGCHCLPWIFGKRVVGHLTLRLQQLDVRCETKTKDNVFVTVVASIQYRPLAGKESDAYYKLTNTRSQIQAYVFDVIRASVPKLNLDDAFVQKNDIAMAVEDELEKAMSAYGFEIVQTLIVDIEPDAHVKQAMNEINAAARMRVAANEKAEAEKIVQIKRAEGEAEAKYLSGLGIARQRQAIVDGLRDSVLGFSVNVPGTTAKDVMDMVLITQYFDTMKEVGASSKSSAVFIPHGPGAVRDIATQIRDGLLQGQSASDN, via the exons ATGGGCAATCTGTGCTGCTGTGTTCAAGTTGACCAGTCTACCGTGGCCATCAGGGAGCAGTTTGGGAAGTTTGACAGTGTGCTTGAGCCAGGATGCCACTGCCTGCCTTGGATCTTTGGGAAGCGTGTAGTTGGCCATCTCACACTGAGGTTGCAGCAGCTGGATGTGCGGTGTGAAACTAAGACAAAG GACAATGTGTTTGTCACTGTTGTTGCATCGATTCAGTACCGACCTCTGGCTGGCAAAGAAAGTGATGCATACTACAAACTAACCAACACAAGATCCCAGATTCAAGCCTATGTCTTTGATG TGATCAGGGCAAGTGTTCCAAAGCTCAACCTGGATGATGCTTTCGTGCAGAAGAACGATATAGCAATGGCTGTGGAGGATGAACTTGAAAAGGCTATGTCGGCATATGGCTTTGAGATCGTGCAGACCCTCATTGTCGACATCGAGCCAGATGCGCATGTCAAGCAGGCGATGAATGAGATCAATGCAG CTGCAAGGATGAGGGTGGCTGCAAACgagaaggcggaggctgagaaGATTGTCCAGATCAAGCGTGCCGAGGGTGAAgcagaggccaagtacctgtctggCCTCGGTATCGCCCGCCAGCGCCAGGCCATTGTGGATGGCCTGAGGGACAGCGTCCTGGGCTTCTCAGTCAATGTGCCTGGCACCACTGCAAAGGACGTGATGGACATGGTGCTGATCACCCAGTACTTTGATACTATGAAAGAGGTCGGCGCGTCCTCCAAGTCCTCGGCGGTGTTCATCCCCCATGGCCCTGGTGCGGTGCGTGACATCGCCACGCAGATCCGCGACGGTCTTCTTCAGGGCCAGTCTGCCTCTGACAACTAA